A single window of Gavia stellata isolate bGavSte3 chromosome 14, bGavSte3.hap2, whole genome shotgun sequence DNA harbors:
- the PABIR2 gene encoding PABIR family member 2 isoform X1 yields the protein MAQEKMELDLELPPGSAAAPSDGGGLRRSNSAPLIHGLSDNSQVFQPYVLRTRRNSTTVMSRHSMVSFQLLSSSPIRIPSSRLHQIRREEGVDLMNRETAHEREVQTAMQISQSWEESLSLSDNDLDKSEKSSSPKRIDFIPVSPAPSPTRGIGKQCFSPSLQMFVSSNGLPPSPIPSPTRRFSSRRSQSPINCIRPSVLGPIKRKGEMETESQPKRLFQGTTNMLSPDVTHLTDLSSCLSSDILDGSSSSVGSSSDSLTKGSITTESPVTCSNSCSSFILMDDLSPK from the exons ATGGCTCAGGAGAAAATGGAGCTGGACCTGGAGCTGCCGCCGGGGAGCGCCGCGGCCCCGAGCGACGGGGGCGGCCTGAGGAGATCGAACAGCGCCCCCCTCATCCACGGGCTCAG tgaCAACTCACAGGTTTTTCAGCCTTACGTGTTGCGAACTCGCAGGAACAGTACAACAGTTATGAGCCGTCACAGTATGGTAAG ttttcagttgttgtCATCATCTCCTATTCGTATTCCTAGTAGCCGACTTCATCAGATCAGAAGG gaggaaggagtggaTTTAATGAACAGAGAAACAGCACATGAAAG GGAAGTGCAAACAGCAATGCAGATAAGCCAGTCGTGGGAGGAAAGCTTGAGTCTG AGCGACAATGACTTGGACAAGTCTGAGAAATCTTCCTCCCCAAAGAGAATAGACTTCATTCCAGTTTCGCCTGCACCTTCACCTACAAGAGGAATAGGAAAG CAATGTTTTTCACCATCATTGCAAATGTTTGTGAGCAGTAATGGATTGCCTCCAAGTCCTATTCCCAGTCCAACAAGGCGATTCTCTAG CAGGAGGAGTCAAAGTCCAATCAACTGTATCAGGCCCAGCGTTCTTGGCcccattaaaagaaaag GTGAAATGGAAACTGAAAGTCAGCCAAAGAGACTTTTTCAAGGAACAACCAACATGCTTTCTCCAGATGTTACACATCTGACAGATCTCAGTTCATg cctgtcttCAGATATTCTTGATGGGAGTAGCAGCAGTGTTGGCTCTTCCTCTGACTCACTGACTAAAGGCAGCATAACCACAGAGTCTCCAGTAACATGCTCAAACTCATGCTCTTCATTCATTTTGATGGATGATCTCTCACCTAAGTGA
- the PABIR2 gene encoding PABIR family member 2 isoform X3, translated as MAQEKMELDLELPPGSAAAPSDGGGLRRSNSAPLIHGLSDNSQVFQPYVLRTRRNSTTVMSRHSMLLSSSPIRIPSSRLHQIRREEGVDLMNRETAHEREVQTAMQISQSWEESLSLSDNDLDKSEKSSSPKRIDFIPVSPAPSPTRGIGKQCFSPSLQMFVSSNGLPPSPIPSPTRRFSRRSQSPINCIRPSVLGPIKRKGEMETESQPKRLFQGTTNMLSPDVTHLTDLSSCLSSDILDGSSSSVGSSSDSLTKGSITTESPVTCSNSCSSFILMDDLSPK; from the exons ATGGCTCAGGAGAAAATGGAGCTGGACCTGGAGCTGCCGCCGGGGAGCGCCGCGGCCCCGAGCGACGGGGGCGGCCTGAGGAGATCGAACAGCGCCCCCCTCATCCACGGGCTCAG tgaCAACTCACAGGTTTTTCAGCCTTACGTGTTGCGAACTCGCAGGAACAGTACAACAGTTATGAGCCGTCACAGTATG ttgttgtCATCATCTCCTATTCGTATTCCTAGTAGCCGACTTCATCAGATCAGAAGG gaggaaggagtggaTTTAATGAACAGAGAAACAGCACATGAAAG GGAAGTGCAAACAGCAATGCAGATAAGCCAGTCGTGGGAGGAAAGCTTGAGTCTG AGCGACAATGACTTGGACAAGTCTGAGAAATCTTCCTCCCCAAAGAGAATAGACTTCATTCCAGTTTCGCCTGCACCTTCACCTACAAGAGGAATAGGAAAG CAATGTTTTTCACCATCATTGCAAATGTTTGTGAGCAGTAATGGATTGCCTCCAAGTCCTATTCCCAGTCCAACAAGGCGATTCTCTAG GAGGAGTCAAAGTCCAATCAACTGTATCAGGCCCAGCGTTCTTGGCcccattaaaagaaaag GTGAAATGGAAACTGAAAGTCAGCCAAAGAGACTTTTTCAAGGAACAACCAACATGCTTTCTCCAGATGTTACACATCTGACAGATCTCAGTTCATg cctgtcttCAGATATTCTTGATGGGAGTAGCAGCAGTGTTGGCTCTTCCTCTGACTCACTGACTAAAGGCAGCATAACCACAGAGTCTCCAGTAACATGCTCAAACTCATGCTCTTCATTCATTTTGATGGATGATCTCTCACCTAAGTGA
- the PABIR2 gene encoding PABIR family member 2 isoform X6: MAQEKMELDLELPPGSAAAPSDGGGLRRSNSAPLIHGLSDNSQVFQPYVLRTRRNSTTVMSRHSMEEGVDLMNRETAHEREVQTAMQISQSWEESLSLSDNDLDKSEKSSSPKRIDFIPVSPAPSPTRGIGKQCFSPSLQMFVSSNGLPPSPIPSPTRRFSRRSQSPINCIRPSVLGPIKRKGEMETESQPKRLFQGTTNMLSPDVTHLTDLSSCLSSDILDGSSSSVGSSSDSLTKGSITTESPVTCSNSCSSFILMDDLSPK, encoded by the exons ATGGCTCAGGAGAAAATGGAGCTGGACCTGGAGCTGCCGCCGGGGAGCGCCGCGGCCCCGAGCGACGGGGGCGGCCTGAGGAGATCGAACAGCGCCCCCCTCATCCACGGGCTCAG tgaCAACTCACAGGTTTTTCAGCCTTACGTGTTGCGAACTCGCAGGAACAGTACAACAGTTATGAGCCGTCACAGTATG gaggaaggagtggaTTTAATGAACAGAGAAACAGCACATGAAAG GGAAGTGCAAACAGCAATGCAGATAAGCCAGTCGTGGGAGGAAAGCTTGAGTCTG AGCGACAATGACTTGGACAAGTCTGAGAAATCTTCCTCCCCAAAGAGAATAGACTTCATTCCAGTTTCGCCTGCACCTTCACCTACAAGAGGAATAGGAAAG CAATGTTTTTCACCATCATTGCAAATGTTTGTGAGCAGTAATGGATTGCCTCCAAGTCCTATTCCCAGTCCAACAAGGCGATTCTCTAG GAGGAGTCAAAGTCCAATCAACTGTATCAGGCCCAGCGTTCTTGGCcccattaaaagaaaag GTGAAATGGAAACTGAAAGTCAGCCAAAGAGACTTTTTCAAGGAACAACCAACATGCTTTCTCCAGATGTTACACATCTGACAGATCTCAGTTCATg cctgtcttCAGATATTCTTGATGGGAGTAGCAGCAGTGTTGGCTCTTCCTCTGACTCACTGACTAAAGGCAGCATAACCACAGAGTCTCCAGTAACATGCTCAAACTCATGCTCTTCATTCATTTTGATGGATGATCTCTCACCTAAGTGA
- the PABIR2 gene encoding PABIR family member 2 isoform X4: MAQEKMELDLELPPGSAAAPSDGGGLRRSNSAPLIHGLSDNSQVFQPYVLRTRRNSTTVMSRHSMVSFQLLSSSPIRIPSSRLHQIRREEGVDLMNRETAHEREVQTAMQISQSWEESLSLSDNDLDKSEKSSSPKRIDFIPVSPAPSPTRGIGKQCFSPSLQMFVSSNGLPPSPIPSPTRRFSRRSQSPINCIRPSVLGPIKRKGEMETESQPKRLFQGTTNMLSPDVTHLTDLSSCLSSDILDGSSSSVGSSSDSLTKGSITTESPVTCSNSCSSFILMDDLSPK, translated from the exons ATGGCTCAGGAGAAAATGGAGCTGGACCTGGAGCTGCCGCCGGGGAGCGCCGCGGCCCCGAGCGACGGGGGCGGCCTGAGGAGATCGAACAGCGCCCCCCTCATCCACGGGCTCAG tgaCAACTCACAGGTTTTTCAGCCTTACGTGTTGCGAACTCGCAGGAACAGTACAACAGTTATGAGCCGTCACAGTATGGTAAG ttttcagttgttgtCATCATCTCCTATTCGTATTCCTAGTAGCCGACTTCATCAGATCAGAAGG gaggaaggagtggaTTTAATGAACAGAGAAACAGCACATGAAAG GGAAGTGCAAACAGCAATGCAGATAAGCCAGTCGTGGGAGGAAAGCTTGAGTCTG AGCGACAATGACTTGGACAAGTCTGAGAAATCTTCCTCCCCAAAGAGAATAGACTTCATTCCAGTTTCGCCTGCACCTTCACCTACAAGAGGAATAGGAAAG CAATGTTTTTCACCATCATTGCAAATGTTTGTGAGCAGTAATGGATTGCCTCCAAGTCCTATTCCCAGTCCAACAAGGCGATTCTCTAG GAGGAGTCAAAGTCCAATCAACTGTATCAGGCCCAGCGTTCTTGGCcccattaaaagaaaag GTGAAATGGAAACTGAAAGTCAGCCAAAGAGACTTTTTCAAGGAACAACCAACATGCTTTCTCCAGATGTTACACATCTGACAGATCTCAGTTCATg cctgtcttCAGATATTCTTGATGGGAGTAGCAGCAGTGTTGGCTCTTCCTCTGACTCACTGACTAAAGGCAGCATAACCACAGAGTCTCCAGTAACATGCTCAAACTCATGCTCTTCATTCATTTTGATGGATGATCTCTCACCTAAGTGA
- the PABIR2 gene encoding PABIR family member 2 isoform X7 encodes MAQEKMELDLELPPGSAAAPSDGGGLRRSNSAPLIHGLSDNSQVFQPYVLRTRRNSTTVMSRHSMLLSSSPIRIPSSRLHQIRREEGVDLMNRETAHEREVQTAMQISQSWEESLSLSDNDLDKSEKSSSPKRIDFIPVSPAPSPTRGIGKQCFSPSLQMFVSSNGLPPSPIPSPTRRFSSRRSQSPINCIRPSVLGPIKRKGEMETESQPKRLFQGTTNMLSPDVTHLTDLSSCLSSDILDGSSSSVGSSSDSLTKGSITTESPVTCSNSCSSFILMDDLSPK; translated from the exons ATGGCTCAGGAGAAAATGGAGCTGGACCTGGAGCTGCCGCCGGGGAGCGCCGCGGCCCCGAGCGACGGGGGCGGCCTGAGGAGATCGAACAGCGCCCCCCTCATCCACGGGCTCAG tgaCAACTCACAGGTTTTTCAGCCTTACGTGTTGCGAACTCGCAGGAACAGTACAACAGTTATGAGCCGTCACAGTATG ttgttgtCATCATCTCCTATTCGTATTCCTAGTAGCCGACTTCATCAGATCAGAAGG gaggaaggagtggaTTTAATGAACAGAGAAACAGCACATGAAAG GGAAGTGCAAACAGCAATGCAGATAAGCCAGTCGTGGGAGGAAAGCTTGAGTCTG AGCGACAATGACTTGGACAAGTCTGAGAAATCTTCCTCCCCAAAGAGAATAGACTTCATTCCAGTTTCGCCTGCACCTTCACCTACAAGAGGAATAGGAAAG CAATGTTTTTCACCATCATTGCAAATGTTTGTGAGCAGTAATGGATTGCCTCCAAGTCCTATTCCCAGTCCAACAAGGCGATTCTCTAG CAGGAGGAGTCAAAGTCCAATCAACTGTATCAGGCCCAGCGTTCTTGGCcccattaaaagaaaag GTGAAATGGAAACTGAAAGTCAGCCAAAGAGACTTTTTCAAGGAACAACCAACATGCTTTCTCCAGATGTTACACATCTGACAGATCTCAGTTCATg cctgtcttCAGATATTCTTGATGGGAGTAGCAGCAGTGTTGGCTCTTCCTCTGACTCACTGACTAAAGGCAGCATAACCACAGAGTCTCCAGTAACATGCTCAAACTCATGCTCTTCATTCATTTTGATGGATGATCTCTCACCTAAGTGA
- the PABIR2 gene encoding PABIR family member 2 isoform X5, giving the protein MAQEKMELDLELPPGSAAAPSDGGGLRRSNSAPLIHGLSDNSQVFQPYVLRTRRNSTTVMSRHSMEEGVDLMNRETAHEREVQTAMQISQSWEESLSLSDNDLDKSEKSSSPKRIDFIPVSPAPSPTRGIGKQCFSPSLQMFVSSNGLPPSPIPSPTRRFSSRRSQSPINCIRPSVLGPIKRKGEMETESQPKRLFQGTTNMLSPDVTHLTDLSSCLSSDILDGSSSSVGSSSDSLTKGSITTESPVTCSNSCSSFILMDDLSPK; this is encoded by the exons ATGGCTCAGGAGAAAATGGAGCTGGACCTGGAGCTGCCGCCGGGGAGCGCCGCGGCCCCGAGCGACGGGGGCGGCCTGAGGAGATCGAACAGCGCCCCCCTCATCCACGGGCTCAG tgaCAACTCACAGGTTTTTCAGCCTTACGTGTTGCGAACTCGCAGGAACAGTACAACAGTTATGAGCCGTCACAGTATG gaggaaggagtggaTTTAATGAACAGAGAAACAGCACATGAAAG GGAAGTGCAAACAGCAATGCAGATAAGCCAGTCGTGGGAGGAAAGCTTGAGTCTG AGCGACAATGACTTGGACAAGTCTGAGAAATCTTCCTCCCCAAAGAGAATAGACTTCATTCCAGTTTCGCCTGCACCTTCACCTACAAGAGGAATAGGAAAG CAATGTTTTTCACCATCATTGCAAATGTTTGTGAGCAGTAATGGATTGCCTCCAAGTCCTATTCCCAGTCCAACAAGGCGATTCTCTAG CAGGAGGAGTCAAAGTCCAATCAACTGTATCAGGCCCAGCGTTCTTGGCcccattaaaagaaaag GTGAAATGGAAACTGAAAGTCAGCCAAAGAGACTTTTTCAAGGAACAACCAACATGCTTTCTCCAGATGTTACACATCTGACAGATCTCAGTTCATg cctgtcttCAGATATTCTTGATGGGAGTAGCAGCAGTGTTGGCTCTTCCTCTGACTCACTGACTAAAGGCAGCATAACCACAGAGTCTCCAGTAACATGCTCAAACTCATGCTCTTCATTCATTTTGATGGATGATCTCTCACCTAAGTGA
- the PABIR2 gene encoding PABIR family member 2 isoform X2 codes for MAQEKMELDLELPPGSAAAPSDGGGLRRSNSAPLIHGLSDNSQVFQPYVLRTRRNSTTVMSRHSMLLSSSPIRIPSSRLHQIRREEGVDLMNRETAHEREVQTAMQISQSWEESLSLSDNDLDKSEKSSSPKRIDFIPVSPAPSPTRGIGKQCFSPSLQMFVSSNGLPPSPIPSPTRRFSSRRSQSPINCIRPSVLGPIKRKGMCEMETESQPKRLFQGTTNMLSPDVTHLTDLSSCLSSDILDGSSSSVGSSSDSLTKGSITTESPVTCSNSCSSFILMDDLSPK; via the exons ATGGCTCAGGAGAAAATGGAGCTGGACCTGGAGCTGCCGCCGGGGAGCGCCGCGGCCCCGAGCGACGGGGGCGGCCTGAGGAGATCGAACAGCGCCCCCCTCATCCACGGGCTCAG tgaCAACTCACAGGTTTTTCAGCCTTACGTGTTGCGAACTCGCAGGAACAGTACAACAGTTATGAGCCGTCACAGTATG ttgttgtCATCATCTCCTATTCGTATTCCTAGTAGCCGACTTCATCAGATCAGAAGG gaggaaggagtggaTTTAATGAACAGAGAAACAGCACATGAAAG GGAAGTGCAAACAGCAATGCAGATAAGCCAGTCGTGGGAGGAAAGCTTGAGTCTG AGCGACAATGACTTGGACAAGTCTGAGAAATCTTCCTCCCCAAAGAGAATAGACTTCATTCCAGTTTCGCCTGCACCTTCACCTACAAGAGGAATAGGAAAG CAATGTTTTTCACCATCATTGCAAATGTTTGTGAGCAGTAATGGATTGCCTCCAAGTCCTATTCCCAGTCCAACAAGGCGATTCTCTAG CAGGAGGAGTCAAAGTCCAATCAACTGTATCAGGCCCAGCGTTCTTGGCcccattaaaagaaaaggtatGT GTGAAATGGAAACTGAAAGTCAGCCAAAGAGACTTTTTCAAGGAACAACCAACATGCTTTCTCCAGATGTTACACATCTGACAGATCTCAGTTCATg cctgtcttCAGATATTCTTGATGGGAGTAGCAGCAGTGTTGGCTCTTCCTCTGACTCACTGACTAAAGGCAGCATAACCACAGAGTCTCCAGTAACATGCTCAAACTCATGCTCTTCATTCATTTTGATGGATGATCTCTCACCTAAGTGA